The Musa acuminata AAA Group cultivar baxijiao chromosome BXJ1-8, Cavendish_Baxijiao_AAA, whole genome shotgun sequence genomic sequence GGTAGACATAATCCTCACCGACTACTCCATGCCAGAAATGACTGGATATGACCTGCTGAAGACTGTCAAGGTATCATGGTTTTGGGAAACATTTTTTATGCTATGCTTCATATTCCTATTAATCATAGTTATTGCTATTTTCTCTAATATCCGATGCATTGTGATATTATTAAAACAATATCTTGTCTTGTGATCTTAGGAGCAGAGCTGCCGAAAACCTATTCCTGTAATCATAATGTCTTCCGAAAATGAGCCACAGAGAATCAGCAGGTTTGTAGCTTCCTCATATAGTTTTCGTTTCCTTCACCGAATACGATGCTTGTAAGGGATGATACTTTTCAGACATACATCAACTAAGTAAATTTTAACTAAGATTAGCTTCGATATTTTATGTTCTATGCATGAACATGGATGGATGCATATGTGTTACAACGTGGATATGTTATGAGTAGCCGAACAAACATTTTTGATGGATATCTCGCAACAGTTAAATACCAGAAATTTGCTATCTGGAAAGAATTTGGGTTGATTGTTTTTAAGTTTTTCTTCCTCATGATTGCAAAACGGCTTTTCATGCCAAGATTGGTCTTGGATATCCATCATTTCATAAAATCATGACGATACAAGGTAGCATCCAGCAACATATATCTGACTTATCATGGAACACCATTTCTTAATCTCATCCATGACTTCTGAAACTGCTTTGCCTGTTGAATTGTCCTACAAAACTAGCTTCAGGGTGTTTGTTCTTGAACTATAACTGACAAGGCTAAGTGATGTGTGTTCATCTCCCGGTAGGTGCCGAGCTATTGGAGCGGAGGACTTCATCCTTAAGCCTCTTCAGACGAACGATGTGCTGAGATTGAGGAGCTACGCTCGACCAATAGAATTATCACCCAGAACAGGCACCAAGAGGAAAATGACACTAGAACTGATGGCTGAGAACAGCAGCTCGGACAGAAGACCACGCCTCACCGGGCTGGCGGTGTCATGATAACTATCACGATAACGATCGTCCGTCCATCGATCAATCTCAGTTTCACAACACGATTAAAAAAGCACCAACACAAAGGCCCTCTCTGATATTGTAACTAAAGTTTAGTGCTTACTATCTATCTATCCCACTTCTTGGTGTGTCCATCATAGTGAGTTTGCTTGGGTGATGTGAGTGAATATGTCATCTATAGACTTAAAAGTTGTTCTTCTGAATCCCTGTGAATGTTCCAAATTATATTCAATGAAAGCTCTACTGCATCAATCAGTAAGCCTCATCCTGTAGCAGTCTCAATCTTCTCTTTGTGATCATGTAGGAAAGCTTTATATTGGTGTTTGCTTAAGCATGCATTTCATCCTCCATTACAAGTGTGT encodes the following:
- the LOC135588507 gene encoding two-component response regulator ORR2-like; the encoded protein is MEEGEGSNGGVFEGGMEVRVLVVDDSPVERRMVEGLLKKSGAMFQVIAVDSGKRAMEVLGLTDDKAEHPTVDDQKVDIILTDYSMPEMTGYDLLKTVKEQSCRKPIPVIIMSSENEPQRISRCRAIGAEDFILKPLQTNDVLRLRSYARPIELSPRTGTKRKMTLELMAENSSSDRRPRLTGLAVS